A part of Clostridium novyi genomic DNA contains:
- the yqfD gene encoding sporulation protein YqfD — translation MSKFNFQNYKRGIITLEIQTFHPEKFINLLWKNGISVKSIKKKNIITIVFEASLKDYVAIRDIAKRTDTKIKIVNRKGLSFLIIKTQNRKTLVIGVAIFIGIIYYLSGFIWNINVTTENNVTPYEIRNQLKHNGVNIAMRKDKINVYNIEEKIVQDNPSIMWARVRVEGVKLNVSVAERQEPPLLVKEDLPCNIVASKDGEIRRIYSTAGTAIVKEGDIVKKGDILVKGEQGKEESAYLVHANADVIARTFYESKIKVPIKTITKKKTGNEDKDVYLDIFGKKLYIKKAKNNFKTYDKIYKDGSILKQNIYSEVITKEEKKDSKEVVDKTANELFANIIVKLDKSVKIVDKIVNSGIKGDNYEVRVVLVVEENIAKEQSMEGNIGDTPSKEDDNKEKEKTQQ, via the coding sequence ATGAGTAAATTTAATTTTCAAAATTACAAAAGAGGTATAATAACTCTTGAAATTCAAACTTTTCATCCAGAAAAGTTCATAAATTTACTATGGAAAAATGGAATCAGTGTAAAAAGCATAAAGAAAAAAAATATAATTACAATAGTTTTCGAGGCAAGTTTAAAAGACTATGTAGCTATACGAGATATAGCAAAGAGAACAGATACAAAGATAAAGATAGTAAACAGAAAAGGACTCTCCTTTTTGATAATAAAAACTCAAAATAGAAAAACATTAGTAATAGGAGTTGCTATTTTTATAGGTATAATATATTATTTATCAGGATTTATATGGAATATAAATGTTACTACTGAAAACAATGTAACTCCATATGAAATAAGAAATCAGTTGAAACATAATGGAGTTAATATTGCAATGAGGAAAGATAAGATTAATGTTTATAACATTGAAGAAAAAATAGTACAAGACAATCCATCTATAATGTGGGCTAGAGTAAGAGTTGAAGGTGTTAAATTGAATGTAAGTGTAGCAGAAAGACAAGAGCCACCATTACTTGTAAAAGAAGATTTACCCTGTAATATAGTAGCTAGTAAAGATGGAGAAATTAGAAGAATATATAGTACTGCAGGTACAGCAATTGTAAAAGAAGGAGACATAGTTAAAAAAGGAGATATACTTGTAAAAGGAGAACAAGGCAAAGAAGAGAGTGCTTATTTAGTTCATGCAAATGCAGACGTTATAGCTAGAACCTTTTATGAAAGTAAGATTAAGGTTCCTATAAAGACTATAACAAAAAAGAAAACAGGAAATGAAGATAAAGATGTTTACTTAGATATTTTTGGGAAAAAATTATATATAAAGAAAGCTAAGAATAATTTTAAAACATATGATAAAATATATAAAGATGGTTCTATATTAAAACAAAATATATATTCTGAAGTCATTACAAAGGAAGAGAAGAAAGATAGTAAGGAAGTTGTAGATAAAACCGCTAATGAACTTTTCGCAAATATAATTGTAAAATTAGATAAATCTGTTAAAATAGTAGATAAGATAGTGAACTCAGGTATAAAAGGAGATAATTACGAGGTTAGAGTTGTCTTAGTTGTAGAAGAAAATATTGCTAAAGAACAAAGTATGGAAGGGAATATAGGTGATACTCCATCTAAAGAAGATGATAATAAAGAAAAAGAAAAAACACAACAATAA
- the rpsU gene encoding 30S ribosomal protein S21, which produces MSEVKVRDNESLESALKRFKRSCAKAGVLSEVRKREHYEKPSVKRKKKSEAARRRKSKVR; this is translated from the coding sequence ATGTCAGAAGTTAAAGTTAGAGATAATGAATCATTAGAAAGCGCATTAAAAAGATTTAAAAGATCTTGTGCTAAAGCAGGTGTTCTATCTGAGGTAAGAAAAAGAGAACACTATGAAAAGCCAAGTGTAAAAAGAAAGAAAAAATCAGAAGCTGCAAGAAGAAGAAAGTCAAAAGTTAGATAA
- a CDS encoding GatB/YqeY domain-containing protein, with protein MSLKEKLQQDWKIAMKNRDKFRSSTLSMAKAAILQVEKTDNRVLDDEEIIGILSKEVKSRRDALVDFENGNRQDLVDEAKSEIEILLEYLPKQLTEDEIAEIVRQIICETGASSAKDMGKVMSAAMARLKGRADGKLVSSIVKQNLN; from the coding sequence ATGTCTCTTAAAGAAAAATTACAACAAGACTGGAAGATCGCTATGAAAAATAGGGATAAGTTTAGATCCAGTACTTTAAGTATGGCAAAAGCCGCTATTTTGCAAGTAGAAAAAACTGATAACAGAGTTTTAGATGATGAAGAAATCATTGGAATTTTATCTAAGGAAGTGAAAAGCAGAAGAGATGCTCTTGTCGATTTTGAAAATGGAAATAGACAGGATTTAGTTGACGAAGCTAAATCTGAGATAGAGATTTTATTAGAGTACCTTCCTAAGCAGTTGACCGAAGATGAAATTGCTGAGATAGTTCGTCAAATTATTTGTGAGACAGGGGCAAGTAGTGCTAAGGACATGGGAAAAGTTATGTCAGCTGCTATGGCTAGATTAAAAGGACGTGCAGATGGTAAACTTGTAAGCTCAATTGTAAAACAAAACTTAAATTAA
- the prmA gene encoding 50S ribosomal protein L11 methyltransferase, which translates to MDKEWIEVQITTSSEASEAVAGILYNTGVKGVSIEDSKDIEERENSDDNLFDWIEVDDLNVKEGAVIKAYYKDDEKFNDYFQYIKDSVINLDRFGLDKGEGKVTARKVDEQDWANNWKKYYKPTKIGNEIVVKPTWEEYIKKDDEIVIELDPGMAFGTGTHETTRLCVKALEEYVKEDSVVFDIGTGSGILSIAAAKLNAKHVVGVDLDPVAVDAAKENVELNNLNNIEILYGNLMEVVKGKANIVVANILADIIKILAEDVKKFVLDGGYFISSGIILDRKDDVIEKLQECGFKIEKINTDGEWCCIIARA; encoded by the coding sequence ATGGATAAAGAATGGATTGAAGTTCAAATTACAACTAGTAGTGAAGCATCAGAAGCTGTTGCGGGTATATTATATAATACGGGAGTTAAAGGAGTTTCAATAGAAGACTCTAAAGACATAGAAGAAAGAGAAAATAGTGATGATAATCTATTTGATTGGATAGAAGTAGATGACTTAAATGTAAAAGAAGGAGCTGTTATAAAAGCTTATTACAAAGATGATGAAAAATTTAATGATTATTTTCAATACATAAAAGATAGTGTAATAAATTTAGATAGATTTGGTTTAGATAAAGGGGAAGGAAAAGTTACAGCTAGAAAAGTTGATGAACAAGACTGGGCAAATAATTGGAAGAAGTATTATAAACCTACAAAGATAGGTAATGAAATAGTTGTTAAGCCTACCTGGGAAGAGTATATTAAAAAAGATGATGAAATTGTAATAGAATTAGACCCTGGTATGGCATTTGGTACAGGTACACATGAAACTACAAGGCTTTGTGTTAAAGCTTTAGAAGAATATGTTAAGGAAGATTCTGTTGTGTTTGATATTGGAACAGGATCAGGTATACTTTCTATAGCTGCGGCTAAGTTAAATGCAAAACATGTAGTAGGTGTAGATCTTGATCCAGTAGCGGTAGATGCAGCTAAAGAAAATGTAGAATTAAACAATTTAAATAATATTGAAATTCTTTATGGAAATTTAATGGAAGTTGTAAAAGGAAAAGCAAACATAGTAGTTGCAAATATTCTAGCAGACATAATAAAAATATTAGCTGAAGATGTTAAGAAATTTGTATTGGATGGAGGATATTTTATATCTTCGGGAATAATATTAGATAGAAAAGATGATGTAATTGAAAAACTTCAAGAATGTGGGTTCAAAATTGAAAAAATTAATACAGATGGTGAATGGTGCTGTATAATTGCAAGAGCATAA
- the dnaJ gene encoding molecular chaperone DnaJ: MANKDFYAVLGLSKGASDDEIKKAYRKLAMKYHPDRNQGNKEAEEKFKDINEAYQVLSDPQKKAQYDQFGTTDFNGGGFGGGGFDFSGMGGFEDIFDSFFGGGFSSRRRRNGPERGADLEYTINLTFEEAVFGVEKEISITKNESCDTCSGTGAKPGTSEKTCDRCGGSGQIRIQRSTPLGSFVSTSTCDKCGGSGKIIDEPCTTCHGRGTVRKNKKIKVKIPAGVDTGNVLPLRGQGEPGKNGGPSGDLYLHIRVASHKVFERRGFDIYIQEHISFGKAVLGTELKVPTIDGQVKYKVPSGTQSGTVFRLKSKGVTRVNGHGRGDQYVKIIVDVPKNINEKQKEALIAFMEASGEKIDSYASKETFVDKIKKVLNKKDLFFSY; the protein is encoded by the coding sequence ATGGCTAATAAAGATTTTTATGCAGTGCTTGGATTATCTAAAGGTGCTAGTGATGATGAAATAAAGAAGGCTTATAGAAAGCTTGCAATGAAATATCATCCAGATAGAAATCAGGGTAATAAAGAAGCTGAAGAAAAGTTTAAAGATATAAATGAAGCTTATCAAGTATTATCAGATCCACAAAAGAAAGCACAGTATGATCAGTTTGGAACTACTGATTTTAATGGTGGTGGATTTGGTGGTGGAGGTTTTGACTTCTCAGGCATGGGAGGATTTGAAGATATATTTGATTCATTCTTCGGTGGGGGATTTTCTTCAAGAAGAAGAAGAAATGGACCTGAAAGAGGAGCAGATCTTGAGTATACTATAAATTTAACTTTTGAAGAAGCGGTTTTTGGAGTTGAAAAAGAAATATCTATAACTAAAAATGAAAGTTGTGATACTTGTTCAGGTACTGGAGCTAAACCAGGAACAAGCGAAAAAACTTGTGATAGATGTGGTGGCTCAGGTCAAATAAGAATACAAAGGAGTACTCCACTTGGAAGTTTTGTAAGTACAAGTACATGTGATAAATGTGGAGGTAGTGGAAAAATTATTGATGAGCCTTGTACAACTTGTCATGGTAGAGGTACTGTAAGAAAAAATAAAAAGATTAAAGTTAAAATTCCAGCAGGAGTTGATACAGGGAATGTATTACCTTTAAGGGGACAAGGCGAACCAGGAAAGAATGGTGGACCTAGTGGAGATTTATATCTACACATTAGAGTAGCTTCACATAAAGTATTTGAAAGAAGAGGCTTTGATATATATATACAAGAACACATAAGCTTTGGGAAAGCTGTACTTGGAACAGAACTTAAAGTTCCTACTATAGATGGTCAAGTAAAATATAAGGTTCCATCTGGTACTCAATCAGGAACTGTATTTAGATTAAAATCTAAAGGGGTTACTAGAGTAAATGGCCATGGTAGAGGAGATCAGTACGTTAAAATTATTGTGGATGTTCCTAAAAATATAAATGAAAAACAAAAAGAGGCTTTAATTGCGTTTATGGAAGCTAGTGGTGAAAAAATAGATTCATATGCAAGTAAAGAAACTTTTGTAGATAAAATAAAAAAGGTTTTAAATAAAAAAGACTTGTTCTTCTCATATTAA
- the yqfC gene encoding sporulation protein YqfC, with product MKESINNAKGNVAQKIGLPIDAVLDIPQIVITGDSEIAIENHKGIIVFQEDEIKINSNVGVISVKGNHLEILFIGGSTVILGGKFKGISYEGKVL from the coding sequence TTGAAGGAAAGTATAAATAATGCTAAGGGAAATGTTGCTCAAAAAATTGGGTTGCCTATTGATGCAGTTTTAGATATACCTCAAATAGTAATAACTGGGGATAGTGAAATTGCTATAGAAAATCATAAAGGTATAATAGTATTTCAAGAAGATGAAATAAAAATAAATTCTAATGTAGGAGTTATATCTGTTAAAGGAAATCATCTTGAAATATTGTTTATAGGGGGTAGCACTGTAATATTAGGAGGTAAATTTAAAGGCATAAGTTATGAGGGGAAGGTTCTATGA
- a CDS encoding HD family phosphohydrolase: MIINMKSNKSKKILTFILTVIFISILLITSLSTQKYDLKEGDIARVDIKAPKEVTDTLKTKEKQIQQEEAVPLQYNKNVEIKKETLQEIDTLFFQVNKYLDNGNDDIKKIEQLKIDTKINLSEEELKALTKLDKSQLKVLQDNLIRIMNKVLDLDIREENEEDIKKAQDAVAVKFNSSKLSRNLRDLGIRIGTIMIKPNFFYDDSKTNELKAEARKSVQPIVIKKGQTIVKEGEPVTERDIIILKDLGLLDNDNNINIYITIVALVVFIIFLQWFYIYKHYKKIFNDYKKLILLSMLTCISVLLARTLAIISPFLIPLACVPMLFTLLINYKVSMTYNIFNCILISAAVQFNIEITLLAILNGILGAMALKKLQQRNDILYVSIFIGAMSVVLTLTVGFLLSNNVLEVLKKSGFSFIGSVTSAILTVGFLPFFESTFDIVTTIKLLEISNPNHPVQKRLLLEAPGTYHHSVLVANLAEVAAEQVGGNPVLARVSAYYHDIGKIKRPMFFKENQLGAENPHDKISPNLSTLIITSHVKDGVEIAKEYKLPQVIKDAIEQHHGTSLVKYFYITAKNNSEKPEEVKEEDFRYQGPIPESKEVAILMLADSVEAAVRSISEPTKGKIEEMVNNIIKARFNEGQLDNCDLTLKDLEKIRKSFLKTLSGIYHQRIEYPTEK, from the coding sequence ATGATTATCAACATGAAGAGCAACAAATCTAAAAAAATATTGACTTTTATCTTAACGGTAATTTTTATATCTATTCTTTTGATTACTTCCCTAAGTACTCAAAAATATGATTTAAAAGAGGGAGATATAGCAAGAGTTGATATAAAAGCTCCTAAAGAAGTTACTGATACACTTAAAACAAAAGAAAAGCAAATTCAACAGGAAGAGGCAGTTCCCCTTCAATATAATAAAAATGTAGAAATAAAGAAAGAAACTTTACAAGAAATAGATACTTTATTTTTTCAAGTAAATAAGTATTTAGATAATGGAAATGATGATATTAAAAAGATAGAACAGTTAAAGATAGACACAAAAATAAATTTATCAGAAGAAGAACTAAAAGCATTAACTAAATTAGATAAATCACAATTAAAGGTGTTACAAGATAATTTAATACGTATAATGAATAAGGTTTTAGATTTAGATATAAGAGAAGAAAATGAAGAAGATATAAAAAAGGCACAGGATGCTGTAGCTGTAAAATTTAATAGTTCTAAACTATCAAGAAATTTAAGAGATTTAGGAATTAGAATTGGTACTATTATGATAAAACCCAATTTCTTTTATGATGATTCTAAAACAAATGAACTTAAAGCGGAAGCTAGAAAATCGGTTCAACCTATTGTAATAAAAAAAGGTCAAACTATAGTTAAAGAGGGGGAGCCTGTAACAGAAAGAGATATTATAATACTTAAAGATTTAGGGTTATTAGACAATGATAATAACATAAATATATATATAACTATAGTTGCATTAGTAGTTTTCATTATATTTTTACAGTGGTTTTATATATATAAGCATTATAAAAAAATTTTTAATGATTATAAAAAATTAATTTTGTTAAGTATGTTAACATGTATATCAGTGCTTTTAGCTAGAACTCTTGCTATAATTTCACCATTTTTAATACCATTAGCATGTGTTCCTATGCTATTTACACTTTTGATTAATTATAAAGTTTCAATGACATATAACATATTTAATTGCATTTTAATAAGTGCGGCAGTGCAATTCAATATAGAAATTACATTACTTGCTATTTTAAATGGTATTTTAGGAGCTATGGCTCTTAAAAAATTGCAACAAAGAAATGATATATTGTATGTATCTATATTTATTGGTGCAATGAGTGTTGTTTTAACTTTAACTGTGGGATTTTTATTAAGTAATAATGTATTAGAAGTATTAAAAAAATCAGGATTTTCTTTCATAGGAAGTGTAACATCAGCTATACTTACTGTTGGATTTTTACCGTTTTTTGAAAGTACTTTTGATATAGTTACAACAATTAAATTACTAGAAATATCAAATCCAAATCATCCTGTTCAAAAGAGATTGCTTTTAGAAGCACCAGGTACATATCATCATAGTGTACTTGTAGCTAATTTGGCTGAAGTTGCAGCAGAACAAGTAGGTGGAAATCCAGTGCTTGCTAGAGTTTCTGCATATTATCATGATATTGGAAAAATAAAAAGACCAATGTTCTTTAAAGAAAATCAATTAGGTGCGGAAAATCCTCATGATAAAATAAGTCCTAATTTAAGTACGCTTATAATAACATCTCATGTAAAGGATGGAGTAGAAATTGCAAAAGAATATAAGTTGCCACAGGTTATAAAAGATGCTATAGAACAACATCATGGGACATCTCTTGTAAAATATTTTTATATAACTGCCAAAAATAATAGTGAAAAACCAGAAGAAGTAAAAGAAGAGGATTTTAGATACCAAGGACCTATACCTGAAAGTAAAGAGGTAGCAATTTTGATGCTAGCAGATAGTGTAGAAGCAGCGGTTAGATCTATAAGTGAACCAACAAAAGGAAAAATTGAAGAGATGGTAAATAATATTATAAAGGCAAGATTTAATGAAGGACAATTAGACAACTGTGATTTAACATTAAAAGATTTAGAAAAAATACGAAAATCTTTCTTGAAAACTTTATCTGGAATTTATCATCAAAGAATTGAATATCCTACAGAAAAATAG
- the mtaB gene encoding tRNA (N(6)-L-threonylcarbamoyladenosine(37)-C(2))-methylthiotransferase MtaB, giving the protein MKVAFATLGCRVNVYESEAMAEKFLKSGYEVVQFDEVADVYVINTCTVTNMSDKKSRQMISRAKRKNPESIIAAVGCYTQIAPDKVKEIGDVDVILGTRNKGDIVYWVNRAKEEDKTIVEVNDVLKNKKFEELNIEEYQDKTRAFLKIQDGCNNFCSYCLIPFARGAVCSKDPETIIDEVKKLSEHGFKEIILSGIDIASYGVDLEGDWNLLRVLKAIDEIEGINRVRIGSIGPEFFNEDIIKEIGSLKKLCPHFHLSLQSGCNSTLKRMNRKYTTEEFKNIVVLLRKYVKDISITTDIIVGFPGETKEEFEETYNYLKEIKLSKMHIFKYSPRTGTRAEKMENQVDGKIKEERSKVLLKLNEKNEKEFMNKFIDKDMKILYEQKCSDKEEYYEGYTPNYIKVIAKSKDDISGKILNTKLMETREEYTIGKII; this is encoded by the coding sequence ATGAAAGTTGCTTTTGCTACATTAGGATGCAGAGTAAATGTATATGAATCTGAGGCTATGGCCGAAAAATTTCTAAAAAGTGGTTATGAAGTAGTTCAATTTGATGAAGTTGCAGATGTATATGTTATAAACACTTGCACTGTAACAAATATGAGTGATAAAAAGTCACGTCAAATGATTTCTAGAGCTAAAAGAAAAAATCCTGAGTCTATAATTGCAGCTGTTGGTTGCTATACTCAGATAGCACCTGATAAGGTAAAAGAAATTGGTGACGTAGATGTAATTTTAGGAACAAGAAATAAAGGTGATATTGTATACTGGGTAAATAGAGCAAAAGAAGAAGATAAAACAATAGTAGAAGTAAATGATGTTCTTAAAAATAAGAAATTCGAAGAATTGAATATAGAAGAGTATCAAGATAAAACAAGAGCATTTTTAAAGATACAAGATGGGTGTAATAACTTTTGTTCTTACTGTTTAATACCTTTTGCTAGAGGTGCTGTATGTAGTAAAGATCCAGAAACAATAATTGATGAAGTTAAAAAATTATCAGAACATGGATTTAAAGAAATTATATTATCAGGAATAGATATAGCTTCTTATGGAGTAGATTTAGAAGGTGATTGGAATCTTTTAAGGGTACTTAAGGCTATAGATGAAATAGAAGGAATAAATAGAGTAAGAATAGGGTCTATTGGTCCAGAATTTTTTAATGAAGACATAATAAAAGAAATAGGAAGTTTAAAGAAGTTGTGTCCTCATTTTCATCTTTCATTACAAAGTGGCTGTAATTCGACATTAAAAAGAATGAATAGAAAATATACTACTGAAGAATTTAAAAATATAGTAGTGCTACTTAGAAAATATGTTAAAGATATTTCTATAACTACTGACATAATAGTAGGATTTCCTGGGGAAACTAAAGAAGAGTTTGAGGAAACTTATAATTATTTAAAGGAAATTAAATTGTCCAAAATGCACATATTTAAATATAGTCCTAGAACAGGTACTAGAGCAGAAAAGATGGAAAATCAAGTGGATGGCAAGATAAAAGAGGAAAGAAGTAAAGTTCTTTTAAAATTAAACGAAAAAAATGAAAAAGAGTTTATGAATAAGTTTATAGATAAAGATATGAAAATATTATATGAACAAAAATGTAGTGATAAAGAAGAATATTACGAAGGATATACTCCTAATTATATAAAAGTTATAGCAAAATCTAAAGATGATATAAGTGGAAAGATATTAAATACTAAGTTAATGGAAACAAGAGAAGAGTATACTATTGGAAAAATAATATAA
- the dnaK gene encoding molecular chaperone DnaK, which translates to MGKVIGIDLGTTNSCVSVMEGGSPVVIPSAEGSRTTPSVVAFKEDGERLVGQVAKRQAITNPDKTIISIKRHMGTDYRVNVDGKEYSPEEISAMILQKLKADAEAYLGETVTEAVITVPAYFNDSERQATKNAGKIAGLDVKRIINEPTAASLAYGLDKMDKNQKIFVYDLGGGTFDVSILELGDGVFEVKATNGNTKLGGDDFDQKIMDYIAETFKSENGIDLRNDKMALQRLKEAAEKAKIELSSSTKTNINLPFITADATGPKHIDMDLTRAKFEEISADLVQATIEPMKKALADAELTINDIDKIVLVGGSTRIPAVQEAVKKFTGKEPSKGVNPDEVVAMGAAVQAGVLTGEVKDILLLDVTPLTLGIETMGGVATPLIERNTTIPTRKSQIFSTAADNQTSVDIHIVQGERKMAADNKTLGRFQLSGIAPAPRGIPQIEVSFDIDANGILNVSAKDKGTGKEANITITASTNLSDDEIEKAVKEAEQFASEDEKRKEQVEVKNNADSALYQTEKALKDLGDKVDAEDKKNVEEKLEALKKVKDGEDLEAIKKATTELTEEFYKVSSKLYQQSAAEAQAQQGAQGADMGGNAQGAQKENDDNVVDADFKVEDDK; encoded by the coding sequence ATGGGAAAAGTAATAGGAATTGACTTAGGAACTACAAATTCATGTGTATCAGTTATGGAAGGTGGAAGTCCGGTAGTTATACCAAGTGCAGAAGGATCAAGAACAACTCCTTCAGTAGTAGCATTCAAAGAAGACGGGGAAAGACTTGTAGGTCAAGTTGCAAAAAGACAAGCAATTACAAACCCAGATAAAACAATTATCTCAATAAAAAGACATATGGGAACAGATTATAGAGTAAATGTTGATGGAAAAGAATATTCTCCAGAAGAAATATCAGCAATGATACTTCAAAAATTAAAAGCAGATGCTGAAGCATATTTAGGTGAAACTGTAACAGAAGCAGTTATTACAGTTCCAGCATACTTTAATGATAGTGAAAGACAAGCAACAAAAAATGCAGGTAAAATAGCAGGATTAGATGTAAAGAGAATAATAAATGAACCAACTGCAGCATCACTTGCATATGGTCTTGATAAAATGGATAAAAATCAAAAGATATTCGTATATGATTTAGGTGGCGGTACTTTTGATGTATCTATACTAGAACTTGGAGACGGTGTATTTGAAGTTAAGGCTACAAATGGTAATACAAAATTAGGTGGAGATGACTTCGACCAAAAAATCATGGATTATATAGCTGAAACATTTAAGTCTGAAAATGGAATTGATTTAAGAAATGATAAAATGGCTCTTCAAAGATTAAAAGAAGCTGCTGAAAAAGCAAAAATAGAATTATCTTCATCAACTAAAACAAATATTAACTTACCATTTATAACTGCTGATGCTACTGGTCCAAAGCACATAGATATGGATTTAACAAGAGCTAAATTTGAAGAAATAAGTGCTGACCTAGTTCAAGCTACAATTGAACCAATGAAAAAAGCATTAGCTGATGCTGAACTTACAATTAATGATATAGATAAAATAGTTCTTGTTGGTGGTTCTACAAGAATTCCAGCAGTTCAAGAAGCAGTTAAAAAATTCACTGGAAAAGAACCATCTAAGGGAGTTAACCCAGATGAAGTTGTTGCTATGGGTGCAGCAGTTCAAGCAGGAGTATTAACAGGAGAAGTTAAAGATATATTACTTCTTGATGTAACTCCACTTACTCTTGGAATTGAAACAATGGGAGGAGTTGCAACTCCATTAATAGAAAGAAATACAACTATACCTACAAGAAAGAGCCAAATATTCTCAACTGCAGCAGATAATCAAACTTCAGTTGACATTCATATAGTTCAAGGTGAAAGAAAAATGGCTGCTGACAATAAGACACTTGGAAGATTCCAATTAAGTGGTATAGCACCAGCACCAAGAGGAATTCCTCAAATAGAAGTTTCTTTTGATATAGATGCTAATGGTATATTAAATGTTTCTGCAAAAGATAAGGGAACAGGAAAAGAAGCTAATATTACAATTACAGCTTCAACAAACTTAAGTGATGATGAAATAGAAAAGGCTGTAAAAGAAGCAGAGCAATTTGCATCAGAAGATGAAAAAAGAAAAGAACAAGTAGAAGTTAAAAATAATGCAGATTCAGCATTATATCAAACTGAAAAAGCATTAAAAGATCTTGGAGATAAGGTAGATGCTGAAGATAAGAAGAATGTTGAAGAAAAATTAGAAGCTTTAAAGAAAGTTAAAGATGGAGAAGATTTAGAAGCTATTAAAAAAGCTACAACTGAATTAACTGAAGAATTCTATAAAGTATCTTCAAAACTATATCAACAATCAGCTGCTGAAGCACAAGCTCAACAAGGAGCTCAAGGTGCTGACATGGGTGGAAACGCTCAAGGAGCACAAAAAGAAAATGATGATAATGTAGTAGATGCAGATTTTAAGGTTGAAGACGATAAATAA
- a CDS encoding histidine triad nucleotide-binding protein — protein sequence MEECIFCKIVKGEIPCKKVYEDDLVLGFEDINPAAPVHVLVIPKEHIKSLNEVSIENAHIITHALNVIKDIAKKMNIYDSGYRVVMNCGKDGGQEVPHIHFHILGGKSLAWPPG from the coding sequence ATGGAAGAGTGCATATTTTGCAAAATAGTAAAAGGTGAAATACCTTGCAAAAAAGTATATGAAGATGATCTAGTGTTAGGATTTGAAGATATTAATCCAGCAGCACCGGTACATGTTCTCGTAATACCTAAAGAGCATATAAAAAGTTTAAATGAAGTGTCTATAGAAAATGCACATATAATAACACATGCATTAAATGTTATTAAGGATATTGCTAAAAAGATGAATATCTATGATAGTGGATATAGAGTAGTTATGAATTGTGGTAAAGATGGAGGACAAGAAGTTCCACATATTCATTTTCATATACTAGGAGGAAAAAGCCTAGCTTGGCCTCCAGGCTGA
- a CDS encoding 16S rRNA (uracil(1498)-N(3))-methyltransferase: MHKFFISEDKIFSDLAIIEGEDVKHIYKVLRLKEGEKVNINNCNGKEFLGIIDYIDKTKVEVKLLKELEVNNEPPIEVYLFQGLPKSTKMDLITQKCTELGVKDITPIVTSRVSSSINDIKRESKKLDRWNRIAFEACKQNKRTLIPVVNDIIDFHEFTDKLKDMDLIVVPYENAENYGIKQMTRGLKSEVKKIAIVIGPEGGFEEEEITSLKNMGAHIVTLGPRILRTETAGFTCLALLMYELGDLGGSV; this comes from the coding sequence GTGCATAAGTTTTTTATAAGTGAAGATAAAATCTTTTCTGATTTAGCTATAATTGAGGGGGAAGATGTAAAACACATTTATAAAGTGTTACGTCTTAAAGAAGGCGAAAAAGTAAATATAAATAATTGCAATGGTAAAGAGTTTTTGGGAATAATAGATTATATAGATAAAACTAAAGTAGAAGTAAAGTTGCTAAAAGAATTAGAAGTTAATAATGAACCACCAATAGAAGTTTATCTATTTCAAGGTCTACCAAAATCCACTAAAATGGATTTGATAACTCAAAAATGTACTGAACTTGGAGTTAAAGACATAACACCAATTGTAACTAGTAGAGTATCATCATCTATAAATGATATTAAAAGAGAGAGTAAAAAATTAGATAGATGGAATAGGATAGCTTTTGAAGCATGTAAACAAAATAAAAGAACATTGATACCTGTAGTTAATGATATAATTGATTTTCATGAATTTACAGATAAATTAAAGGATATGGACTTGATTGTTGTACCATATGAAAATGCTGAAAATTACGGAATAAAACAAATGACCAGGGGATTAAAAAGCGAAGTTAAGAAGATTGCTATTGTAATAGGACCAGAAGGTGGATTTGAAGAAGAAGAGATAACTTCTTTGAAAAATATGGGAGCACATATTGTAACATTAGGACCAAGAATATTAAGAACTGAAACTGCAGGATTTACGTGTCTTGCTTTGCTTATGTATGAACTAGGAGATTTAGGAGGAAGCGTTTAA